One window of the Bacteroidota bacterium genome contains the following:
- a CDS encoding radical SAM protein produces MRIYLSHGYFIREDEKEQQIMKPYPPLGILYISAYLEQHSFANEVIDNTFSDLKKFCNRIATEKPDILALYTNLMTKLNVLKIIKFIKSNNSLSHIKIILGGPEVRNSSDNFLHYGADVIVLGEGEDTMLELIKAYQLSDRPDLSTINGISFIKQQEIIRTSERALLKDINLLPFPARAKIDLQLYLNAWKKRHGQNTISISTMRGCPYTCKWCSRAVYGGTYRRRNPKLVVDEIEWLKANYTFDVLWFTDDVFTISHKWLREFVNELASRNIRVRYEIITRADRMNEDIIDLLKQSGCYRIWIGAESGSQKVIDNMDRRVKVEQVRNMIQLSRKHGIEAGTFIMLGYPGETQRDIKETIRHLILSDPDHYTITVAYPIKGTPLYSEVKDDFIQPPAWETSTDRDIDFKRTYNRNFYNYAVRWVYNEVHYHKQKHKSAFGLRSMTLKLKSIAAQSGMMLEKMRG; encoded by the coding sequence AATGAAGTAATTGACAACACTTTTTCAGACCTTAAAAAATTCTGCAACAGGATAGCCACAGAAAAACCTGACATTCTTGCTCTCTATACCAACTTAATGACCAAGCTGAATGTTTTAAAAATCATTAAATTCATTAAAAGCAACAATTCCCTTTCACATATCAAAATAATATTAGGCGGACCGGAAGTCCGCAACAGTTCCGACAACTTTCTTCATTATGGAGCAGATGTGATAGTGCTTGGTGAAGGAGAAGATACAATGCTGGAGTTAATAAAGGCTTACCAACTATCCGATCGTCCTGACCTCTCCACCATTAATGGAATCTCCTTTATTAAGCAACAAGAAATAATCCGGACTTCTGAGAGGGCCTTGCTTAAAGACATCAACCTGCTTCCCTTTCCGGCCCGTGCAAAAATCGACTTGCAGCTTTACCTCAATGCCTGGAAAAAACGACATGGACAAAACACCATTTCTATAAGCACAATGCGGGGCTGCCCTTATACCTGCAAATGGTGCAGCCGTGCTGTATATGGCGGAACTTACCGCAGAAGAAATCCCAAACTTGTAGTTGATGAAATTGAATGGCTGAAAGCCAATTACACTTTCGATGTATTATGGTTTACAGATGATGTATTTACGATCAGCCACAAATGGCTGCGGGAATTCGTAAATGAACTCGCCAGCCGGAATATAAGAGTGAGATATGAGATCATTACCCGTGCTGACCGGATGAATGAAGATATTATTGATCTGCTGAAACAAAGCGGATGCTACAGGATTTGGATCGGCGCGGAAAGCGGCTCACAGAAAGTGATTGACAACATGGACCGGAGAGTCAAGGTGGAACAGGTGCGTAACATGATACAACTATCACGTAAGCATGGAATAGAAGCCGGAACCTTTATCATGTTAGGATACCCTGGCGAAACACAGCGTGATATTAAAGAAACAATACGACACCTTATTCTCTCCGACCCGGATCATTACACAATCACTGTTGCATACCCCATCAAAGGAACACCACTCTACTCGGAAGTTAAAGATGATTTTATTCAGCCCCCGGCCTGGGAAACGTCAACAGACAGAGATATTGATTTTAAACGAACCTACAACCGGAATTTTTATAATTACGCCGTCCGCTGGGTTTACAATGAGGTGCATTATCATAAACAAAAGCACAAGTCAGCTTTCGGTCTGCGTTCAATGACATTAAAACTCAAGTCAATAGCTGCTCAGAGCGGGATGATGCTTGAAAAGATGAGAGGTTGA